The following coding sequences are from one Streptomyces sp. NBC_01294 window:
- a CDS encoding ATP-binding protein yields the protein MQVLQVQLEVGADPAEVGRARRWARSRLAGSGIGDDEPLAETLILLISELVTNAVVHTGCPAVLRMLFGGPGVRVEVADASDRAPNRRQACGEDTGGRGLELVDGLADRWGWQREGAGKRIWCEIDRAEKSASDGASDGPSDIHSPTREPRVYL from the coding sequence GTGCAGGTGCTTCAGGTTCAGCTGGAGGTAGGAGCGGATCCCGCCGAGGTCGGCCGGGCCCGCCGGTGGGCCCGGTCGCGGTTGGCGGGGTCGGGCATAGGGGACGACGAGCCGCTCGCCGAGACGCTGATCCTGCTGATCTCCGAGCTGGTCACGAACGCGGTCGTGCACACGGGTTGCCCGGCCGTGCTGCGGATGCTGTTCGGGGGGCCCGGGGTGCGGGTCGAGGTCGCCGACGCGAGCGACCGGGCGCCGAACCGCCGGCAGGCGTGCGGGGAGGACACGGGCGGGCGGGGCCTGGAGCTGGTGGACGGCCTTGCGGACCGCTGGGGCTGGCAGCGCGAGGGCGCGGGCAAACGCATCTGGTGCGAGATCGACAGGGCCGAGAAATCGGCGTCGGACGGGGCTTCCGACGGTCCGTCGGACATTCACTCCCCGACACGGGAACCGCGCGTGTACCTCTAA
- a CDS encoding acyl-CoA dehydrogenase, producing MDLTYTEEEQDFRARLRAWLGKALPELPVKPSPDDWPGRRAYDLGWQRRLYDAGYAGLHWPVDAGGRGATPTQHLIFLEETERAGAPYVGANFVGLLHAGPTIAAEGSAEQRARWLPPVLRGDEVWCQGFSEPDAGSDLASLRTRAVRDGDDYVVTGSKIWTSHAEVADWCELLVRTDPAAPKHRGISWLAMPMDAPGVTVRPLRTLAGSTEFAEMFLDEVRVPVANRVGAENDGWRVTMVTLSFERGTAFVGEVVACRRTLGELARTAKANGRWDDPVLRRRLGRLYGEFGALWRLTQWNVSEAERSGGVPGIGGSVFKLAYSHARQELYDAAAEVLGAGSLSLDEEWTLDRLSSLSYTIAAGTSQIQQNIVAERILGLPKGR from the coding sequence ATGGACCTGACCTACACCGAGGAGGAACAGGACTTCCGGGCCCGGCTGCGCGCCTGGCTCGGCAAGGCGCTGCCCGAGCTACCCGTCAAACCCTCCCCGGACGACTGGCCGGGCCGGCGCGCGTACGACCTCGGCTGGCAGCGCAGGCTGTACGACGCCGGGTACGCGGGCCTGCACTGGCCGGTGGACGCAGGCGGGCGCGGGGCCACCCCGACCCAGCACCTGATCTTCCTGGAGGAGACGGAGCGCGCCGGAGCCCCGTACGTGGGCGCGAACTTCGTCGGGCTGCTGCACGCCGGGCCGACCATCGCCGCCGAGGGCAGCGCCGAGCAGCGGGCGCGCTGGCTGCCGCCCGTGCTGCGCGGCGACGAGGTGTGGTGCCAGGGGTTCAGCGAGCCGGACGCGGGCTCCGACCTGGCCTCGCTGCGGACGCGCGCGGTCCGCGACGGCGACGACTACGTGGTCACCGGGTCGAAGATCTGGACCTCGCACGCGGAGGTCGCCGACTGGTGCGAGCTGCTGGTGCGGACCGACCCCGCGGCCCCCAAGCACCGCGGGATCTCCTGGCTGGCCATGCCGATGGACGCGCCGGGCGTGACCGTACGGCCGCTGCGCACGCTCGCCGGGTCGACGGAGTTCGCGGAGATGTTCCTCGACGAGGTACGGGTCCCGGTCGCCAACCGGGTCGGGGCGGAGAACGACGGCTGGCGGGTCACCATGGTCACCCTCTCCTTCGAGCGGGGCACCGCCTTCGTCGGCGAGGTTGTCGCCTGCCGCCGGACGCTCGGCGAGCTGGCCCGTACGGCGAAGGCGAACGGCCGCTGGGACGACCCGGTGCTGCGGCGCAGGCTGGGGCGGCTCTACGGGGAGTTCGGCGCGCTGTGGCGGCTCACCCAGTGGAACGTCAGCGAGGCGGAACGCTCCGGCGGAGTCCCCGGCATCGGCGGCTCCGTCTTCAAGCTCGCCTACTCGCACGCGCGCCAGGAGCTGTACGACGCGGCGGCGGAGGTGCTCGGGGCCGGCTCCCTGTCCCTGGACGAGGAATGGACGCTGGACCGGCTCTCCTCGCTCTCGTACACGATCGCGGCCGGCACCTCGCAGATCCAGCAGAACATCGTCGCCGAGCGGATCCTCGGCCTCCCGAAGGGCCGGTGA
- a CDS encoding acyl-CoA dehydrogenase family protein — protein MHFQPTEEQRDLRAGVRELLARRYGREALRASVDTGVTVDRALWRELGEAGFFALRLPEAEGGVGLGLPEAVLVFEEAGRALLPGPLVATHLAAGVVPGAAAGTAVVTAFDLGDGLVAYLGEADAVLGAPGVPAGSPVRSADPLTPLHRVTSYADRSADGSADGSADGSADGSADGSADSSIGRSSYRSQGALLTAALQLGSALRTVELAVRYAGEREQFGQPIGAFQAVKHLCAQMLVRAEVARTAVYAAAVTQDPAEVAGAKLLADAAAVRNARDCLQVHGGMGFTWEADVHLHLKRAWVRAEQWRTAAEAEELLAEELLGSAV, from the coding sequence ATGCACTTCCAGCCGACCGAGGAGCAGCGGGACCTGCGGGCGGGCGTACGGGAGCTGCTGGCGCGGCGGTACGGGCGCGAGGCGCTGCGGGCTTCGGTGGACACGGGCGTCACCGTGGACCGGGCGCTGTGGCGGGAGCTGGGCGAGGCGGGCTTCTTCGCGCTGCGGCTTCCGGAGGCGGAGGGCGGCGTGGGGCTGGGGCTGCCGGAGGCGGTGCTCGTCTTCGAGGAGGCCGGGCGGGCCCTGCTGCCGGGGCCGCTGGTGGCCACGCACCTGGCCGCCGGGGTGGTCCCGGGGGCGGCGGCGGGGACGGCGGTGGTGACCGCCTTCGACCTGGGGGACGGCCTGGTCGCGTACCTGGGCGAGGCGGACGCGGTGCTGGGGGCGCCCGGGGTGCCCGCGGGCTCGCCGGTGCGCTCGGCGGATCCGCTGACGCCGCTGCACCGGGTGACCTCGTACGCGGACCGCTCGGCGGACGGCTCCGCGGACGGCTCGGCGGACGGCTCCGCGGACGGCTCGGCGGACGGCTCCGCGGACAGCTCCATAGGCCGTTCCTCGTACCGCTCGCAAGGGGCGCTGCTGACGGCCGCGCTCCAACTCGGGAGCGCGCTGCGGACGGTGGAGCTGGCGGTGCGGTACGCGGGGGAGCGCGAGCAGTTCGGGCAGCCGATCGGGGCGTTCCAGGCGGTCAAGCACCTGTGCGCGCAGATGCTGGTCCGGGCGGAGGTGGCCCGTACGGCGGTCTACGCGGCGGCGGTGACGCAGGACCCGGCCGAGGTGGCCGGGGCCAAGCTCCTCGCTGACGCGGCGGCCGTGCGCAACGCCCGGGACTGCCTGCAGGTGCACGGCGGGATGGGCTTCACGTGGGAGGCGGACGTGCACCTGCACCTGAAGCGGGCCTGGGTGCGGGCCGAGCAGTGGCGGACGGCGGCGGAGGCGGAGGAACTGCTCGCGGAGGAGCTGCTGGGCTCGGCGGTGTAG
- a CDS encoding flavin reductase family protein, which yields MAATVVRYLRSVGSPTSASAEREPEPVDALPRPDLRAVGEDERAPVSPAEFRAVLGNFASGVTVITAPPGEDEIGPAGFACQSFASLSLDPPLVTFMVARTSTTWPRIARAGVFCVNILGAEQGPLCRSFAVSGADKFAGVSHTPAPVTGSPQLDAVPAWIDCRIQAVHTGGDHLIVVGRVVAMGAAGEGEPLLFHKGRFGRFSD from the coding sequence ATGGCGGCCACCGTCGTCCGATACCTCAGGTCAGTCGGCTCCCCCACCTCCGCTTCGGCAGAGCGGGAACCCGAGCCCGTCGACGCCCTGCCGCGTCCCGACCTCCGGGCCGTCGGCGAGGACGAGCGCGCGCCGGTCTCTCCCGCCGAGTTCCGGGCCGTACTGGGGAACTTCGCCAGCGGGGTCACCGTGATCACCGCACCTCCGGGTGAGGACGAGATCGGGCCCGCGGGCTTCGCCTGCCAGTCCTTCGCCTCGCTGTCCCTCGACCCGCCCCTGGTCACCTTCATGGTGGCCCGTACGTCGACCACCTGGCCGCGGATCGCCCGCGCCGGGGTGTTCTGCGTCAACATCCTCGGAGCCGAACAGGGCCCACTGTGCCGGTCCTTCGCCGTCAGCGGCGCGGACAAGTTCGCCGGGGTGAGCCACACGCCCGCCCCCGTCACCGGATCCCCGCAGCTCGACGCCGTGCCCGCCTGGATCGACTGCCGGATCCAGGCCGTCCACACCGGCGGGGACCACCTCATCGTCGTGGGACGGGTCGTGGCCATGGGCGCGGCCGGCGAGGGCGAGCCGCTGCTCTTCCACAAGGGCCGCTTCGGCCGCTTCAGCGACTGA
- a CDS encoding cyclase family protein, which produces MTLPAEFHDIAKRVNNWGRWGADDEIGTLNLITDEVVRGAAAEIRTGRRIPLALPLKEDGVQVGMIPGRINPLHTMVQINQEIFGPGTVACSDDAVSMGLQAGTHWDALTHVSHSGKIYNGRPAGTITAHGRAEFSGIDKAGPIVSRGVLLDVARAKGLDRLEGSHAVTPEDLAEAEEFGGVTVRPGDIVLVRTGQIQVYLAGDKHGYGFPSPGLSVRTPEWFHARDVAAVANDTLTFEIFPPEIDNLWLPVHALDLVEMGMHQGQNWNLEKLSTACAEENRYAFLLSAMPEPFVGATGTPVAPVALL; this is translated from the coding sequence ATGACCCTGCCCGCCGAGTTCCACGACATCGCCAAGCGCGTCAACAACTGGGGACGCTGGGGGGCCGACGACGAGATCGGCACCCTGAACCTGATCACGGACGAGGTCGTCCGGGGCGCCGCCGCGGAGATCCGCACCGGCCGCCGCATCCCGCTGGCCCTCCCGCTCAAGGAGGACGGCGTCCAGGTCGGCATGATCCCCGGCCGGATCAACCCGCTGCACACGATGGTGCAGATCAACCAGGAGATCTTCGGCCCGGGCACCGTGGCCTGCAGCGACGACGCCGTGAGCATGGGACTCCAGGCGGGCACCCACTGGGACGCCCTCACCCACGTCTCACACTCGGGGAAGATCTACAACGGCCGCCCGGCCGGCACCATCACCGCGCACGGCCGCGCCGAGTTCAGCGGCATCGACAAGGCCGGCCCCATCGTCTCGCGCGGCGTCCTGCTCGACGTCGCCCGCGCGAAGGGCCTGGACCGGCTGGAGGGGAGCCACGCGGTGACCCCGGAAGACCTCGCGGAGGCGGAGGAGTTCGGCGGGGTCACGGTCCGCCCCGGCGACATCGTCCTGGTCCGCACCGGCCAGATCCAGGTCTACCTGGCGGGCGACAAGCACGGCTACGGCTTCCCGTCCCCCGGCCTCTCGGTCCGCACCCCGGAGTGGTTCCACGCCCGCGACGTGGCGGCCGTCGCGAACGACACCCTCACCTTCGAGATCTTCCCGCCGGAGATCGACAACCTCTGGCTGCCGGTCCACGCCCTCGACCTCGTCGAGATGGGCATGCACCAGGGCCAGAACTGGAACCTCGAAAAGTTGTCCACAGCCTGTGCAGAAGAAAACCGTTACGCCTTCCTCCTCTCCGCCATGCCGGAACCCTTCGTCGGCGCCACCGGCACCCCGGTGGCCCCGGTGGCCCTCCTCTGA
- a CDS encoding Zn-dependent alcohol dehydrogenase encodes MRGVVFDGKQAQVVDDLEIRDPGPGEVLVAIGAAGLCHSDLSVIDGTIPFPPPVVLGHEGAGIVEAVGAGVTHVAPGDHVALSTLANCGACADCDRGRPTMCRKAIGMPGQPFSRGGKPLFQFASNSAFAERTLVKAVQAVKIPADIPLTSAALIGCGVLTGVGAVLNRARVDNGETVVVIGTGGIGLNVLQGARIAGATTIVAVDANPAKEAVARQFGATHFIDASAVADSSAAVREILPTGADHAFECVGNVKLIRQAVDLLDRHGQAILLGVPGFTEEASFLVSSMYLDKTIMGCRYGSSRPQRDIALYAELYRQGRLLLDELVTEVYPVEDFAKAADDAHHGRVARGVLTF; translated from the coding sequence GTGAGAGGCGTCGTGTTCGACGGCAAGCAGGCCCAGGTGGTCGACGACCTGGAGATCCGGGACCCCGGTCCGGGGGAGGTGCTGGTCGCGATCGGGGCGGCCGGGCTGTGTCACAGCGACCTGTCGGTGATCGACGGGACGATCCCCTTCCCGCCGCCGGTGGTGCTGGGGCACGAGGGCGCGGGCATTGTGGAGGCCGTGGGCGCGGGTGTCACGCACGTGGCGCCGGGCGATCACGTGGCGCTGTCCACCCTCGCCAACTGCGGGGCGTGCGCCGACTGCGACCGGGGCCGGCCGACGATGTGCCGCAAGGCGATCGGGATGCCCGGACAGCCCTTCTCGCGGGGCGGGAAGCCGCTGTTCCAGTTCGCCTCCAACTCCGCCTTCGCGGAGCGCACGCTCGTCAAGGCCGTGCAGGCGGTGAAGATACCGGCCGACATCCCGCTGACGTCGGCGGCGCTGATCGGCTGCGGGGTCCTGACCGGGGTGGGCGCGGTGCTGAACCGGGCCCGCGTCGACAACGGCGAGACGGTGGTCGTCATCGGCACCGGCGGCATCGGGCTCAACGTCCTTCAGGGGGCCCGGATCGCGGGGGCCACGACGATCGTCGCGGTGGACGCGAACCCGGCGAAGGAAGCGGTGGCCCGGCAGTTCGGGGCCACGCACTTCATCGACGCGTCCGCCGTGGCCGACTCGTCGGCGGCGGTCCGCGAGATCCTGCCGACCGGCGCCGACCACGCCTTCGAGTGCGTCGGCAACGTCAAGCTGATCCGGCAGGCCGTCGACCTCCTCGACCGGCACGGCCAGGCGATCCTGCTCGGCGTGCCCGGCTTCACGGAGGAGGCGTCCTTCCTCGTCTCGTCCATGTACCTGGACAAGACGATCATGGGCTGCCGGTACGGGTCCTCGCGCCCGCAGCGTGACATCGCGCTGTACGCCGAGCTCTACCGGCAGGGCAGGCTGCTGCTGGACGAGCTGGTGACGGAGGTCTACCCGGTCGAGGACTTCGCCAAGGCCGCCGACGACGCCCACCACGGGCGGGTGGCGCGCGGGGTGCTCACCTTCTGA
- a CDS encoding VOC family protein has protein sequence MLGTDFRTGSPNWLDLGSPDTGAAAAFYGSVFGWDFVSAGPEAGGYGFFQLGGKTVAALGPLTEEGAASAWMVHFMSPDIQATAEGVRAGGGTVRMEPMDVMGEGWLAQFTDPQGAEFACWQPGKTAGVQVASAENALVWTELHVPDPLAAIAFYSALFGWRHAEMEAPGMTYRVLSTAEGDQQDTSFGGVAEQGEGAGGGSSMVPRWVPYFHVTDVDATISAVEASGGAVMMPAADVPDVGRIAWASDPAGAVFALLKPDPRM, from the coding sequence ATGCTCGGCACCGACTTCCGTACCGGATCACCCAACTGGCTCGACCTCGGCAGCCCCGACACCGGGGCGGCCGCCGCGTTCTACGGATCCGTCTTCGGCTGGGACTTCGTCTCCGCCGGGCCCGAGGCGGGCGGGTACGGTTTCTTCCAGCTGGGCGGGAAGACCGTCGCCGCGCTCGGACCGCTCACCGAGGAGGGGGCCGCGTCGGCCTGGATGGTCCACTTCATGAGCCCCGACATCCAGGCCACCGCCGAAGGCGTGCGGGCCGGCGGCGGCACGGTCCGGATGGAGCCCATGGACGTCATGGGCGAGGGCTGGCTGGCGCAGTTCACCGACCCGCAGGGCGCCGAGTTCGCCTGCTGGCAGCCCGGGAAGACCGCCGGTGTGCAGGTGGCGTCCGCCGAGAACGCGCTGGTGTGGACGGAGCTCCACGTACCCGACCCCCTGGCGGCCATCGCCTTCTACTCCGCGCTGTTCGGGTGGCGGCACGCCGAGATGGAGGCGCCCGGGATGACGTACCGGGTGCTGAGCACCGCCGAGGGCGACCAGCAGGACACCTCCTTCGGAGGGGTCGCCGAACAGGGTGAGGGCGCGGGCGGCGGGTCGAGCATGGTGCCGCGCTGGGTGCCGTACTTCCACGTGACGGACGTGGACGCCACCATCTCCGCGGTCGAGGCGAGCGGCGGCGCGGTCATGATGCCGGCGGCGGACGTGCCGGACGTCGGCCGGATCGCGTGGGCCTCGGACCCGGCCGGCGCGGTGTTCGCGCTGCTCAAGCCCGACCCGCGGATGTGA
- a CDS encoding SDR family oxidoreductase, producing the protein MGNFLAGKVVAVTGAGRGIGRAVALAAAAEGAKVVVNDYGVGIEGGEPTSAIADGVVKEIQAAGGEAVAVADDISTMAGGQRIVDTALARYGRIDGVVCVAGILRERMLFNMSEEEWDPVVATHLKGTFTVFRAASAVMRRQGSGTLIGFTSGNHQGSVAQANYSAAKGGIISLVRSAALGLAKYGVTANAVAPVARTRMSANVPMELKEIGEPEDVAALVTYLLSDKAVAVAGEKITGQVYTIAGPKIAVWAQPRELRAGYAEGSWTPEKIADFLPGTVGTDPMPMLAQLEAMAKAAAAKDRPNA; encoded by the coding sequence GTGGGGAACTTCTTGGCAGGCAAGGTCGTCGCCGTCACCGGCGCCGGCCGGGGCATCGGGCGGGCCGTGGCACTCGCCGCGGCCGCCGAGGGCGCCAAGGTCGTCGTCAACGACTACGGGGTGGGGATCGAGGGCGGCGAGCCGACCAGCGCAATCGCCGACGGCGTGGTGAAGGAGATCCAGGCCGCGGGCGGCGAGGCCGTCGCCGTCGCCGACGACATCTCCACCATGGCGGGCGGCCAGCGCATCGTCGACACCGCCCTCGCCCGGTACGGGCGCATCGACGGCGTCGTGTGCGTGGCCGGCATCCTGCGCGAACGGATGCTCTTCAACATGAGCGAGGAGGAGTGGGACCCCGTCGTCGCCACCCACCTCAAGGGCACCTTCACCGTCTTCCGCGCCGCCTCCGCCGTCATGCGCAGGCAGGGCTCGGGCACCCTGATCGGCTTCACCAGCGGCAACCACCAGGGCTCGGTCGCCCAGGCCAACTACAGCGCGGCCAAGGGCGGGATCATCTCCCTCGTACGGTCCGCCGCGCTCGGCCTGGCCAAGTACGGGGTCACGGCCAACGCCGTCGCACCCGTCGCCCGCACCCGCATGTCCGCGAACGTGCCCATGGAGCTCAAGGAGATCGGCGAGCCCGAGGACGTGGCGGCGCTCGTCACCTACCTGCTCAGCGACAAGGCCGTGGCCGTCGCCGGCGAGAAGATCACCGGGCAGGTCTACACGATCGCCGGACCGAAGATCGCCGTCTGGGCGCAGCCGCGCGAGCTGCGCGCCGGATACGCCGAGGGCTCCTGGACGCCGGAGAAGATCGCCGACTTCCTGCCCGGGACGGTGGGCACCGACCCGATGCCGATGCTGGCGCAGCTGGAGGCCATGGCCAAGGCGGCGGCCGCCAAGGACCGCCCCAACGCATAG
- a CDS encoding serine/threonine protein kinase, with protein MHTAGSGGRVQPARPGDPTRIGPYRIIGRLGSGGMGTVHAALSDDGTRVAVKVVHPAQADDPEFRARFRREVQLSARVSGPCLIPLLAADPEAELPWLATAYAPGPTLNQHLAAHGPLTGSTLYAFATGTAQALAAIHAAGVIHRDVKPQNVILSPAGPRVLDFGIAHAADGTSVTRTGVMTGTPGWISPEHYRTGTAGPAGDVFAWGALVAYAATGRLPFGTGAPDVVAFRVMSGDPDLDGIRAELREVVSKALAKEPGHRISAICAAESCSLLLSDQSTQVLPTDAGPEPTRVGALVAEEWRVPPVDDPAWPAPPGRPWRRKAAGVLAAAAVVGGITGGALAFPTNGSGDRTAGAAQTPGASSGSPSGTSPSAPDQAADPAGTSGEANTPTADPRGVRAPADPLAGIPNPAYTRADDTTQPHDGEWAASTRAATPEEEQVEKAIRDQVKSVLATKAISHIEPVVTFNRRAQTVMVTSGPVPQIPDDHTELFGRAGEMAACTVLAHRLKGHPTTWPYGRYAVYGKDADGSPAATLLDFGEATTGCHGEVAGKWQGDETGMETAQMPSSDKAEIRVADDTVKAINTVWDARVAEGNGPVAFDRDDAVTLGFDPVEKAAYVWAWDGYGALSSRAQQGAFQHVAEKTLCKKLVAEYTANRNWGYTRWSVGFYTGNSGVPVIIGSGDCLPQRQ; from the coding sequence GTGCACACGGCTGGCTCCGGCGGGCGGGTCCAGCCTGCCCGCCCCGGCGATCCCACCCGGATCGGCCCGTACCGGATCATCGGCCGTCTCGGCTCCGGCGGCATGGGCACGGTCCACGCGGCCCTTTCCGATGACGGAACCCGTGTCGCCGTCAAGGTGGTTCACCCGGCACAGGCCGACGACCCGGAATTCCGCGCCCGGTTCCGTCGGGAGGTGCAGCTCTCCGCGAGGGTGAGCGGCCCCTGCCTCATACCGCTGCTGGCGGCCGACCCGGAGGCCGAGCTCCCGTGGCTGGCCACCGCCTACGCCCCCGGTCCCACTCTGAACCAGCACCTGGCCGCCCACGGACCGCTGACGGGCAGCACGCTGTACGCGTTCGCCACCGGCACCGCCCAGGCCCTGGCCGCCATCCACGCGGCCGGCGTGATCCATCGGGACGTGAAGCCGCAGAATGTGATCCTCAGCCCGGCCGGACCGCGCGTCCTCGACTTCGGCATCGCCCACGCCGCCGACGGGACGTCCGTCACCCGTACCGGCGTCATGACGGGCACCCCGGGCTGGATCAGCCCGGAGCACTACCGCACCGGCACCGCCGGACCGGCCGGGGACGTGTTCGCCTGGGGCGCGCTGGTCGCCTACGCCGCCACCGGCAGACTCCCGTTCGGCACGGGCGCTCCGGACGTGGTGGCCTTCCGCGTCATGTCGGGCGACCCCGACCTCGACGGCATCCGCGCGGAGCTGCGGGAGGTCGTGTCCAAGGCCCTCGCCAAGGAGCCCGGCCACCGGATCAGCGCCATCTGCGCAGCGGAGAGCTGCTCGCTGCTCCTCTCCGACCAGTCGACCCAGGTACTCCCCACCGATGCGGGGCCGGAACCGACGCGGGTCGGCGCGCTCGTCGCGGAGGAGTGGCGCGTACCCCCTGTGGACGACCCCGCCTGGCCCGCGCCCCCCGGCCGGCCTTGGCGACGCAAGGCCGCGGGTGTCCTCGCCGCTGCGGCCGTCGTCGGCGGCATCACCGGCGGCGCCCTTGCCTTCCCCACCAACGGCAGCGGTGACCGTACGGCCGGCGCCGCCCAGACTCCGGGCGCGTCCTCGGGCTCGCCCTCGGGCACGTCCCCAAGTGCCCCGGACCAGGCCGCCGACCCGGCAGGGACGAGCGGAGAGGCGAACACACCCACCGCAGACCCCCGGGGTGTCAGGGCGCCGGCCGACCCGCTGGCCGGAATCCCGAACCCTGCCTACACCCGCGCCGACGACACGACACAGCCCCACGACGGCGAATGGGCAGCCAGCACTCGGGCCGCCACTCCGGAGGAGGAGCAGGTCGAGAAGGCGATCCGGGACCAGGTGAAGTCCGTACTCGCGACAAAGGCCATCAGTCACATCGAGCCCGTCGTGACCTTCAACAGGCGGGCCCAGACGGTGATGGTGACGAGCGGGCCGGTTCCGCAGATCCCCGATGACCACACGGAGCTGTTCGGGCGCGCCGGGGAGATGGCAGCCTGCACCGTCCTCGCTCACCGGCTCAAGGGACACCCGACCACGTGGCCCTACGGCCGGTACGCCGTGTACGGGAAGGATGCCGACGGCTCCCCCGCGGCGACTCTTCTGGACTTCGGAGAAGCCACCACCGGGTGCCACGGCGAGGTGGCCGGGAAGTGGCAGGGCGACGAGACCGGGATGGAGACCGCCCAGATGCCCAGCAGTGACAAGGCCGAGATCCGCGTCGCGGACGACACGGTCAAGGCGATCAACACGGTCTGGGACGCCCGAGTCGCAGAAGGGAACGGGCCGGTGGCCTTCGACCGGGACGACGCCGTCACCCTCGGGTTCGACCCGGTCGAGAAGGCCGCGTACGTGTGGGCCTGGGACGGGTACGGTGCCCTGTCCAGCCGTGCCCAGCAGGGAGCCTTCCAGCACGTCGCGGAGAAGACGCTCTGCAAGAAGCTGGTGGCCGAGTACACCGCGAACCGGAACTGGGGCTATACCCGGTGGTCCGTCGGCTTCTACACCGGCAACAGCGGCGTACCGGTCATCATCGGCTCGGGAGACTGCCTGCCCCAGCGCCAGTAG
- a CDS encoding acyl-CoA dehydrogenase family protein, with protein MDFGFGAEDGELRGHARAWLAEHLVGPYAHVLGLGGPGSEHEGVETRRAWERELGRGGWIGQGWEAPAGAYGQRRLSLTGQVVWAEEYAALRAPGRVGHIGENLLAPTLIAYGSRDQQDRFLPGIARGEELWCQGYSEPGAGSDLAGIRTAAVRDPADGLFRVTGQKIWTSLARDADWCFVLARTGPGSRRHRGLSFLLVRMDQPGRIEVRPIRQMSGTSEFNEVFFDGAVAAEVVGGEGDGWAVAMGLLALERGVSTLVQQIGFAAELERVIRLYAASGTADPVVRDRLVRQWAELRTMRWNALRTLGSTDDAGAPSVAKLLWGGWHRRLGELAVEVRGAAAAAGPAAWAAGLPYELGLDEDQRLFLFTRADTIYGGSDEIQRNIIAERVLGLPKEST; from the coding sequence GTGGATTTCGGCTTCGGGGCCGAGGACGGGGAGCTGCGCGGGCACGCCCGGGCGTGGCTGGCGGAGCACCTCGTGGGCCCGTACGCGCACGTCCTCGGCCTGGGCGGACCGGGCAGCGAACACGAAGGGGTCGAGACCCGGCGGGCCTGGGAGCGCGAGCTGGGCCGCGGCGGCTGGATCGGGCAGGGCTGGGAGGCCCCGGCCGGGGCGTACGGGCAGCGCAGGCTCTCGCTGACCGGGCAGGTGGTGTGGGCCGAGGAGTACGCGGCGCTGCGCGCGCCCGGCCGGGTCGGCCACATCGGGGAGAACCTCCTCGCGCCCACGCTGATCGCGTACGGCAGCCGGGACCAGCAGGACCGCTTCCTGCCCGGCATCGCGCGGGGCGAGGAGCTGTGGTGTCAGGGCTACAGCGAGCCGGGCGCCGGCTCCGACCTCGCGGGGATCCGTACGGCGGCGGTCCGGGACCCGGCCGACGGACTCTTCCGGGTCACCGGGCAGAAGATCTGGACCTCCCTGGCCCGCGACGCCGACTGGTGCTTCGTCCTGGCGCGCACCGGGCCCGGATCGCGGCGCCACCGGGGCCTGTCCTTCCTCCTCGTGCGGATGGACCAGCCGGGCCGGATCGAGGTCCGGCCGATCCGGCAGATGTCGGGGACCTCGGAGTTCAACGAGGTGTTCTTCGACGGGGCGGTGGCGGCGGAGGTCGTCGGCGGGGAGGGCGACGGCTGGGCCGTGGCCATGGGCCTGCTCGCCCTGGAACGGGGCGTCTCGACGCTGGTGCAGCAGATCGGCTTCGCGGCCGAACTGGAGCGGGTGATACGCCTGTACGCGGCTTCGGGTACGGCCGATCCGGTGGTCCGGGACCGCCTCGTACGGCAGTGGGCGGAGCTGCGCACCATGCGGTGGAACGCGCTGCGCACGCTCGGCAGCACGGACGACGCGGGCGCGCCGAGCGTGGCCAAGCTGCTGTGGGGCGGCTGGCACCGGCGGCTCGGGGAGCTGGCGGTGGAGGTCCGCGGCGCGGCGGCGGCCGCCGGGCCGGCGGCCTGGGCGGCGGGGCTCCCGTACGAACTCGGACTCGACGAGGACCAGCGCCTGTTCCTGTTCACCCGCGCCGACACCATCTACGGCGGCTCGGACGAGATCCAGCGGAACATCATCGCCGAGCGCGTGCTCGGCCTGCCTAAGGAGTCCACGTGA